In the genome of Vicia villosa cultivar HV-30 ecotype Madison, WI linkage group LG7, Vvil1.0, whole genome shotgun sequence, one region contains:
- the LOC131619324 gene encoding uncharacterized protein LOC131619324, with the protein MNASIIQSSSWVMKNILALRNVVQQHQQVRDNMLGQHKFNMSAMYEVLAHSNQNVEWRRLLKRSAARPRAKFITWLTCHRKLAIKDKLKRFNMIDSSTYSLCHTDEESISHLFFTCRETVNIWKQVLMWMNIDHQPKLWYDEIMWALQYVSRKGWRASLMKIALAGVIYGIWHRRNMVVFGHTTQFDTVQNIIDNKVYRGWLYRRTRSHIA; encoded by the coding sequence ATGAATGCTAGTATAATCCAAAGTAGCTCGTGGGTGATGAAGAACATCTTGGCCTTGAGAAATGTTGTGCAGCAACATCAGCAGGTCAGGGACAACATGCTTGGTCAACATAAATTCAATATGAGTGCAATGTATGAGGTTCTGGCTCATAGTAACCAGAATGTGGAGTGGAGGCGTCTGCTGAAGAGAAGTGCTGCAAGACCAAGAGCCAAGTTCATCACATGGTTGACTTGCCATAGAAAATTGGCAATAAAAGAcaaactcaaaagattcaatatgATTGATTCCAGCACCTACAGCCTTTGCCATACTGATGAGGAAAGCATTAGCCATTTGTTTTTTACTTGTAGGGAGACTGTGAACATTTGGAAGCAGGTTCTAATGTGGATGAATATTGATCACCAACCGAAGCTGTGGTATGATGAGATCATGTGGGCTTTGCAGTATGTTTCACGCAAGGGTTGGAGAGCTAGCCTAATGAAGATTGCTCTGGCTGGAGTAATCTATGGTATTTGGCATAGAAGAAACATGGTAGTTTTTGGTCATACTACTCAATTTGATACTGTACAGAATATTATAGACAACAAAGTTTATAGGGGCTGGCTTTATAGGAGAACTAGAAGCCATATTGCTTAA